A stretch of Myroides oncorhynchi DNA encodes these proteins:
- a CDS encoding hydroxymethylglutaryl-CoA synthase family protein: MKVGIDSLAYFIPKIHLPIDTLAIARNIEPLKLTKGLGLQKMALLDTYQDVITMAANAAYSLLQDNPTVLPQDIAKIYVGTESGLDNSKPIASYTLGLLEQIYGQGTFRNCDAVDHTFACIGAVDAMQNAIDFIKANPTKKAIVIATDYAKYDLASTGEYTQGAGAIALLITVNPRVLAFIGQTGVATDSVFDFFKPYHSIEKQSITGNATNEAWHGIEETEISIHKDQPVFEGQYSNECYINRITEAYTHFKKLNSKQNKKVYQDWKAILMHLPYCFQGRRTFHEIVLQENPTLIDRTADNAKDQIKAFAKSEEYMQIVNSKISPSELASGDVGNIYTGSIFLGLLSTLTHFADTKENLIDSTLGFIAYGSGSKSKVFEAEVQSTWQEGLPKTSIFKTLKQSEAIDFNTYVALHKKEQKTAIRTASNEFVLDYIESSIPHLLGARYYKFVK; this comes from the coding sequence ATGAAAGTCGGAATAGATAGTTTAGCATACTTTATCCCTAAAATTCACCTTCCTATAGATACATTAGCCATAGCACGTAATATCGAACCTTTAAAACTGACTAAAGGACTAGGATTACAGAAGATGGCACTATTAGATACTTATCAAGATGTCATCACGATGGCTGCCAATGCTGCTTATAGCTTACTTCAAGATAACCCTACTGTATTACCTCAAGATATAGCTAAGATCTACGTAGGTACAGAGAGTGGATTAGACAACTCTAAACCTATTGCCTCTTATACACTAGGACTGTTAGAGCAAATCTATGGTCAAGGGACTTTCAGAAACTGTGATGCTGTAGATCATACCTTTGCTTGTATTGGTGCTGTAGATGCCATGCAAAACGCAATTGACTTTATCAAAGCAAATCCTACGAAAAAAGCGATTGTTATTGCTACTGATTACGCAAAATATGACCTTGCCTCTACAGGAGAATATACTCAAGGAGCAGGTGCTATTGCTTTATTAATCACTGTTAACCCTCGTGTCCTAGCTTTTATAGGTCAGACAGGAGTTGCTACAGATAGTGTATTTGACTTCTTTAAACCATATCATTCTATAGAGAAACAATCTATCACAGGTAACGCTACAAATGAAGCTTGGCATGGAATAGAAGAAACAGAAATCTCTATTCACAAGGACCAACCTGTATTCGAAGGTCAATATTCTAACGAGTGTTATATCAACCGAATTACGGAAGCTTACACACACTTTAAGAAGCTAAATAGTAAACAAAACAAAAAAGTATATCAAGATTGGAAAGCAATCTTAATGCACCTTCCATATTGTTTTCAAGGACGTAGAACATTCCACGAGATTGTATTACAAGAGAATCCTACTTTAATAGACAGAACTGCTGATAATGCTAAAGACCAAATCAAAGCTTTTGCCAAATCAGAGGAGTATATGCAAATCGTAAATAGCAAGATATCTCCATCAGAACTAGCATCTGGTGATGTAGGGAACATCTATACAGGCTCTATCTTCTTAGGGTTGTTATCTACTCTTACACACTTCGCAGATACGAAAGAAAACTTAATAGACAGTACATTAGGATTTATTGCTTATGGTTCAGGTTCTAAGTCTAAAGTATTCGAAGCAGAAGTTCAAAGTACTTGGCAAGAAGGATTGCCTAAGACTTCTATCTTCAAAACTTTGAAACAATCAGAAGCGATTGACTTCAATACCTATGTTGCACTACACAAAAAAGAACAAAAAACAGCGATTAGAACAGCCTCTAATGAGTTCGTACTAGATTATATCGAATCATCTATCCCTCATCTATTAGGAGCGAGATATTATAAGTTCGTCAAATAA
- a CDS encoding enoyl-CoA hydratase/isomerase family protein — protein MSVIITDIRGSVGLITINSERSLNALSMEIVTQLKNTLVKWKDEDGVKCVFLQGAGEKAFCAGGDIREVRQAMEEQKKIDSSKVSPMCIEYFVTEYSLDYLIHTYSKPIVVWGDGIVMGGGLGLLAGASHRVVTERSLLAMPEISIGLYPDVGASYFLNKMPSAYGLYLGLTGTRFNCSDALFLGIADYCISSLKKQEVIDALLGMSDNGDISDNITSILNEVQLEDKEKPISQARNHQPFILELENINTVEDFVQIVEPLSKTNDWIAGGYSFFEKGSPTSTRVILKQLLDSRKYSLEEVFKSELNLTCQFTLHPDFSEGVRALLIDKDQSPKWSPSRLLEVTEDWVESHFSLLWDSSKHPFNTLKQ, from the coding sequence ATGAGTGTAATTATTACTGATATAAGAGGGAGTGTAGGTCTAATAACGATTAATTCAGAAAGATCACTTAATGCACTATCAATGGAGATAGTAACACAGCTAAAAAATACATTAGTAAAGTGGAAAGATGAAGATGGTGTAAAGTGTGTGTTTTTACAAGGAGCAGGCGAAAAAGCTTTTTGCGCTGGAGGTGATATACGCGAAGTACGCCAAGCGATGGAAGAACAAAAGAAGATAGACTCGTCTAAAGTCTCTCCAATGTGTATTGAGTATTTTGTGACGGAATATAGCCTAGATTATTTAATACATACTTATAGTAAACCTATAGTAGTATGGGGAGATGGCATTGTGATGGGAGGTGGACTAGGATTATTAGCAGGTGCTTCTCACAGAGTGGTAACAGAACGAAGTCTTCTCGCTATGCCTGAAATAAGTATTGGTTTATATCCTGATGTTGGTGCATCTTATTTTCTTAATAAAATGCCTTCAGCTTATGGCTTATATTTAGGACTTACAGGAACTAGATTTAATTGTTCGGACGCTTTATTCTTAGGAATAGCAGATTATTGTATCTCTTCTCTTAAAAAGCAAGAAGTGATAGATGCTTTACTAGGTATGAGTGACAATGGTGATATAAGCGATAATATTACCTCAATATTAAATGAAGTACAACTTGAAGATAAAGAAAAGCCAATATCTCAAGCAAGAAATCATCAACCTTTTATTTTAGAATTAGAAAATATAAATACAGTTGAAGATTTTGTTCAAATTGTAGAACCTCTTTCTAAAACCAATGATTGGATAGCAGGAGGATATTCTTTCTTTGAAAAAGGATCGCCTACCTCTACTCGTGTTATTTTAAAACAGTTGTTAGATAGTAGAAAATATAGCTTAGAAGAAGTTTTTAAATCAGAATTGAATTTGACTTGCCAATTTACATTACATCCGGATTTTTCGGAAGGTGTTCGAGCACTTTTAATAGATAAAGATCAGTCTCCTAAGTGGAGCCCTAGTAGATTACTAGAAGTTACTGAAGACTGGGTAGAAAGTCACTTTAGTTTACTTTGGGATAGTTCAAAACATCCTTTTAATACATTAAAACAATAA
- a CDS encoding DUF4465 domain-containing protein yields the protein MKRLNQKLTHLFSLLLIAGLTYSCSSDNDVKVTPTHTITFEDVERDFLAGPTSYGENLYPHYDGSTPAKYTGYVDKVTGLTFNMTTSGYGFASGGIAISQWNNKEEAGYTNQSSVYYGDHDKKNGGNNNSSTFAVAFTSTSNNSGAFMSFSEGTEHTFDHAYFTNNTYAVLSMTNGDGFAKAHTYERKDWFKLIVVGMDKDGKQTGEVEVMLSDFRQADAPGIVKQWVKADLKPLGKVNKVYFKMASSDGDSYWMNTPAYFCMDDLTINL from the coding sequence ATGAAACGTTTAAACCAAAAACTAACTCACTTGTTTAGCTTGTTACTTATAGCAGGACTAACATACTCATGTAGTAGTGATAACGATGTGAAGGTAACTCCTACTCATACAATTACTTTCGAAGATGTAGAAAGAGATTTTTTAGCAGGTCCTACTTCTTATGGAGAGAATCTATATCCTCACTATGATGGTTCTACTCCTGCTAAATATACTGGATACGTAGATAAAGTAACAGGGCTAACATTTAATATGACGACTTCTGGTTACGGATTTGCATCTGGAGGAATTGCTATCTCTCAGTGGAACAATAAAGAAGAGGCGGGATATACTAACCAATCTAGTGTATATTATGGTGACCACGATAAGAAAAATGGAGGTAACAACAACTCTTCTACATTTGCCGTAGCCTTTACATCTACGAGTAATAACTCTGGTGCTTTTATGTCTTTTAGCGAAGGTACAGAACACACTTTTGACCATGCTTATTTTACTAATAATACCTATGCAGTCTTATCTATGACCAATGGGGATGGTTTTGCTAAGGCACATACCTATGAAAGAAAAGATTGGTTTAAACTAATCGTTGTAGGAATGGACAAAGATGGTAAACAAACAGGAGAAGTAGAAGTTATGCTTTCTGACTTTAGACAAGCTGATGCTCCTGGAATAGTAAAACAATGGGTAAAAGCAGACTTAAAACCTCTAGGAAAAGTTAATAAAGTCTACTTTAAGATGGCTAGTTCAGATGGAGATAGTTACTGGATGAATACGCCTGCTTACTTCTGTATGGATGACCTAACGATTAATTTATAA
- a CDS encoding mechanosensitive ion channel family protein produces the protein MRFTMPNIRFFILLMLVFTTGFTWAKSKKPAAKTPEQVEVIRTVVVVMEKTPVISFNDTLFNVYGNIGSFTSKQRAKSIERKIDALAENYQFAGDSIRLVDTGNYLNLMYQNEILMSVDSIQAAQESKTKAQAAQYYKNQIISAVELQKENTSWQQILIQVAGTVGIIIVEFFILKGIRYFYRRCKVAIWKQRGKKIKGIFGIIDDHRAMLTTISIAKVIKFLVVLIFLYLGLLAVFKLFPYTKHISDQLLEYVLSPLRSVGKSVKAYMPKLFTIAVIVFIFKYIQKFIRSLAEKIATNKITIKGFYPDWAMPTYNLISGLLFIFMFILIFPYLPNSDSQIFQGVSVFAGIMLSLGSTSVIGNLVAGLVITYMRPFKLGDRIKLGEFTGDVLEKTALVTRIKTPKNEVITIPNSNIMSAQTVNYTQSAKEHGLILYLTIGAGYHVPWQKVHEMLYEIANRTEHVLKRQKPFILQDQFRDFYVDYQLNVYIKEAKLSAKVYSDLRQHAQDVFAENNIEMVAPHFSVNRIVDGEDSTVPPKYIKEQPEK, from the coding sequence ATGCGATTCACCATGCCGAATATTCGCTTTTTTATTTTGTTGATGCTGGTTTTTACCACTGGTTTTACTTGGGCTAAATCAAAGAAACCTGCTGCTAAAACTCCTGAGCAAGTTGAGGTAATACGCACAGTAGTGGTCGTTATGGAAAAGACGCCTGTTATTAGTTTTAATGATACGTTGTTTAACGTCTATGGCAATATCGGTTCGTTTACTTCAAAGCAGCGAGCTAAATCAATAGAACGCAAGATAGATGCCTTAGCGGAGAATTATCAGTTTGCTGGAGATTCTATTCGATTAGTGGATACAGGTAATTATTTAAATCTAATGTATCAGAACGAGATTCTGATGAGCGTAGATAGTATACAAGCTGCACAAGAGAGTAAAACGAAAGCACAGGCAGCACAATATTATAAGAATCAGATTATATCTGCGGTAGAATTACAAAAAGAAAATACAAGTTGGCAACAGATATTGATTCAAGTTGCGGGGACAGTAGGTATTATAATTGTTGAGTTCTTTATTCTTAAAGGAATACGATACTTCTATAGAAGATGTAAAGTCGCTATCTGGAAACAAAGAGGTAAGAAGATTAAAGGAATATTCGGTATTATCGATGATCATAGAGCGATGCTTACTACTATCTCAATAGCGAAAGTAATTAAGTTTTTAGTCGTTTTAATCTTCTTGTATTTAGGGTTATTAGCAGTCTTTAAATTATTCCCTTATACAAAACATATCTCGGATCAACTTTTAGAATATGTCTTATCACCTCTTCGTTCAGTAGGTAAGAGTGTGAAAGCATATATGCCTAAATTATTCACGATAGCAGTAATAGTATTTATCTTTAAATACATCCAAAAGTTCATACGATCTCTAGCAGAGAAGATAGCAACAAATAAAATAACAATTAAAGGGTTTTATCCTGATTGGGCAATGCCGACTTATAATCTTATCAGTGGCTTGTTATTTATCTTTATGTTTATATTGATTTTCCCTTATCTACCTAATTCAGATTCACAAATATTTCAGGGAGTATCCGTATTTGCAGGTATTATGTTATCACTGGGATCAACATCAGTCATTGGAAATTTAGTTGCGGGGTTAGTTATAACGTATATGCGACCTTTTAAGTTAGGCGATCGAATTAAGTTAGGTGAATTTACAGGAGATGTATTAGAGAAGACAGCATTAGTGACTAGGATAAAGACTCCTAAAAACGAAGTTATCACTATACCTAACTCTAATATTATGTCTGCTCAGACGGTAAATTATACGCAGTCAGCTAAAGAACATGGCTTAATATTATACTTAACTATAGGTGCTGGATATCATGTACCTTGGCAAAAGGTACACGAGATGCTATATGAGATAGCGAATAGAACGGAGCATGTGTTAAAACGTCAAAAGCCATTTATCTTACAGGATCAGTTTAGAGATTTTTATGTAGACTATCAATTGAACGTATATATTAAAGAAGCTAAACTTAGTGCAAAGGTTTATTCTGATTTGCGTCAGCATGCCCAAGATGTTTTTGCAGAGAATAATATAGAAATGGTAGCTCCTCATTTTAGTGTAAATCGCATAGTAGATGGCGAGGATAGTACCGTACCACCTAAATATATAAAAGAACAACCAGAGAAGTAG
- a CDS encoding DUF6891 domain-containing protein, which translates to MTREQKFILESISYLVKSGFWDTEEIEEFITHEIQENELQKEVSEKWVKEIIQKEQRNVLKESKNWHVPTTTQKLMVAFDQLIDKNIIALHHAGYSSEDGYYEVEQIEDRLRENGKKSKGICFYHEQDLQRSFDTKDPILTLAFYDLNSNQEQDSIAVGRSIVEVLNNNGFLTEWNNTVSEKITIKNFAWQQVYKPENTSILDYDNVTERLLGIK; encoded by the coding sequence ATGACAAGAGAACAAAAGTTTATATTAGAGTCAATAAGTTACCTAGTTAAATCGGGATTTTGGGATACTGAAGAAATAGAGGAATTCATTACACATGAGATCCAGGAAAATGAGTTGCAGAAAGAGGTAAGTGAGAAATGGGTAAAAGAGATTATTCAGAAAGAACAAAGGAATGTACTAAAGGAGAGTAAAAATTGGCATGTACCTACAACTACTCAGAAACTAATGGTAGCCTTTGATCAATTAATTGATAAAAATATAATTGCTCTTCATCATGCGGGGTATTCCTCAGAGGACGGTTATTATGAAGTAGAACAAATAGAAGATAGGTTAAGAGAGAATGGCAAAAAATCTAAAGGTATTTGTTTTTATCATGAGCAAGATCTTCAGAGAAGTTTTGATACAAAGGATCCGATATTGACATTAGCATTTTATGATTTAAACTCTAATCAAGAGCAGGATTCTATAGCAGTAGGTAGAAGTATAGTTGAGGTATTAAATAACAATGGATTTTTGACTGAATGGAATAATACTGTATCTGAGAAAATAACAATAAAGAACTTTGCTTGGCAACAAGTTTATAAGCCTGAGAATACTAGTATTTTAGATTACGATAATGTAACGGAAAGATTGTTAGGTATAAAATAG
- a CDS encoding DegT/DnrJ/EryC1/StrS family aminotransferase: MMNIQMVDLQRQYAKIKSEIDTGIEQVIKTSTYINGPAVKEFTDNLAAYTGVKHVIPCANGTDALQIALMALGLKAGDEVITPSFTFIATVEVVALLGLTPVFVDVDKDTFTINTDSLEQAITPNTKAIIPVHLYGQCSNMGDILKIADVHNIAVIEDNAQSIGGHYIADGNSHKTGTMGTVSCISFFPSKNLGAYGDGGVMMTNDDTLADTMRKICNHGSEKRYYHEIVGVNSRLDSIQAAVLNVKLKYLDEYCDKRREVAHYYNRAFANTPAIITPFEPEYSYHVYHQYTMILEGVDRDEVHTELAKLGIPSMIYYPIPCHKQEMFKHLTDREYILPNTEYLTSRVLSLPIHTELSEEEFIFITEGVLKVVEELRGKK, translated from the coding sequence ATGATGAATATACAAATGGTTGACTTGCAACGTCAATATGCAAAGATAAAAAGTGAAATAGATACAGGTATAGAACAGGTTATTAAAACAAGTACTTATATCAATGGACCTGCTGTAAAAGAATTTACAGATAATCTAGCTGCGTATACGGGAGTTAAACATGTAATTCCTTGTGCTAATGGAACTGACGCATTACAGATAGCACTTATGGCGTTGGGATTAAAGGCTGGTGATGAGGTAATCACACCTTCGTTTACATTTATTGCTACTGTGGAAGTCGTAGCATTGTTAGGATTGACGCCAGTGTTCGTGGATGTAGATAAAGATACGTTTACCATTAATACAGATAGCTTAGAGCAAGCGATTACTCCTAATACTAAAGCGATTATTCCCGTTCATCTATATGGACAATGTTCTAATATGGGAGATATTCTGAAGATTGCGGATGTACATAATATTGCAGTCATAGAAGATAATGCACAGAGTATAGGAGGGCACTATATAGCGGATGGTAATAGTCATAAGACAGGAACGATGGGGACTGTTAGTTGTATTTCTTTTTTTCCCTCTAAGAACTTAGGAGCTTATGGTGATGGAGGAGTAATGATGACTAATGATGATACACTCGCTGATACGATGCGTAAGATATGTAATCACGGATCAGAAAAGCGGTACTATCATGAAATAGTAGGAGTAAATAGCAGACTAGACTCTATACAGGCAGCTGTACTAAATGTCAAGTTAAAATACTTAGATGAATACTGTGATAAACGAAGAGAAGTTGCCCATTACTACAATCGAGCTTTCGCAAATACACCTGCGATTATAACTCCTTTTGAACCTGAATATAGTTATCATGTATATCATCAATATACGATGATATTAGAAGGTGTAGATAGAGATGAGGTACATACCGAGTTAGCCAAATTAGGTATCCCAAGTATGATTTATTACCCTATCCCTTGTCATAAACAAGAGATGTTTAAACATCTAACCGATAGAGAGTATATATTACCTAATACAGAATATCTGACATCAAGGGTATTATCTCTTCCTATACATACGGAGTTATCAGAAGAGGAGTTTATTTTTATAACAGAAGGAGTGCTAAAGGTTGTAGAAGAGTTAAGAGGAAAAAAATAA
- a CDS encoding phosphatidylserine decarboxylase family protein, with the protein MNIHKEGKGSILVALISCFVLNLLSYIFISEQWVIIQGIILLLTIGITGWVISFFRIPKRTLLEGDSLILAPCDGKVVVIEEVEPDEYFTQRRLQISVFMSVFNVHVNRNPIEGEVMYSQYHKGKNLVAWHPKSSTANERHTVVYQHQNGEEVLAKQIAGALANRIVNYLTIGTVVKQSEEMGFIKFGSRVDLLLPLDVKVNVKLGDNVKSGITTLAKWK; encoded by the coding sequence ATGAACATACACAAAGAGGGAAAAGGTTCTATTCTAGTAGCATTGATTAGTTGTTTTGTATTGAATCTGTTGTCATATATTTTTATTAGTGAACAGTGGGTAATAATACAAGGTATAATCTTATTACTGACAATAGGGATTACAGGATGGGTGATTTCTTTTTTTAGAATACCCAAAAGAACATTGTTAGAAGGAGATAGTTTAATATTAGCTCCCTGTGATGGAAAGGTGGTAGTGATAGAAGAGGTTGAGCCTGACGAATATTTCACCCAAAGGAGATTACAGATTTCAGTCTTTATGAGCGTGTTTAATGTTCATGTCAATCGCAACCCTATAGAAGGAGAAGTAATGTATAGCCAATACCATAAAGGAAAAAATCTAGTGGCTTGGCATCCTAAGTCGTCAACAGCGAATGAACGACATACTGTAGTCTATCAACATCAAAATGGAGAAGAAGTATTAGCAAAACAAATAGCAGGAGCCTTGGCTAACAGAATAGTTAATTATCTTACTATTGGTACTGTAGTGAAGCAGAGTGAAGAAATGGGTTTTATTAAGTTTGGATCTAGAGTGGATTTGTTATTGCCTTTAGATGTAAAGGTTAATGTAAAATTAGGAGATAATGTCAAAAGTGGTATAACTACTTTAGCCAAGTGGAAGTGA
- the mnmE gene encoding tRNA uridine-5-carboxymethylaminomethyl(34) synthesis GTPase MnmE: MILQDTIVALATPSGAGAIAIIRVSGKEAITLVNSIFRSIKNKDLTKQKTHTLHLGHIIDQERVLDQVLVSLFKGPNSYTGEDTIEISCHGSTFIQQQIIQLCLRKGAKMAQAGEFTMRAFLNGKLDLSQAEAVADLIASDNEASHQIAMQQMRGGFSSEIALLREQLLNFASLIELELDFSEEDVEFADRTQFRELIERIEFVLKRLIDSFAVGNVIKNGIPVAIVGEPNVGKSTLLNALLNEERAIVSDIAGTTRDTIEDELVIDGIGFRFIDTAGIRETKDVVESIGIQKTFEKIESAQVVIYLIDGAQLNSSSLDNIKIELEKLKNKYPLKPLLVVCNKKDLLSAEQIALYQSDIENLMLMSAKQNLGVEELKQALLGFVNTGALRNNETIITNTRHYDSLLKALEEIEKVKWGLQTNLSADLMAIDIRQALYFFGEITGQVTNDELLGNIFANFCIGK; this comes from the coding sequence ATGATATTACAAGATACCATCGTAGCTTTAGCTACTCCTTCAGGTGCAGGAGCTATTGCCATTATTAGAGTATCGGGTAAAGAGGCTATTACTTTAGTAAATAGTATCTTTAGATCGATCAAGAATAAAGACTTAACCAAACAAAAGACACATACTTTACATTTAGGACATATTATAGATCAGGAACGAGTATTAGATCAGGTATTAGTTTCTCTTTTTAAGGGACCTAATTCTTATACAGGTGAAGATACAATAGAGATTTCTTGTCATGGATCTACTTTTATTCAGCAACAAATTATTCAATTGTGTTTGCGAAAAGGGGCAAAAATGGCACAAGCAGGGGAGTTTACGATGCGTGCTTTTTTGAATGGAAAGTTAGATTTATCACAGGCAGAAGCTGTAGCTGACTTAATCGCGTCAGATAATGAAGCGAGTCATCAAATCGCAATGCAACAAATGCGCGGTGGTTTCTCTAGTGAGATTGCTTTATTAAGAGAGCAGTTATTAAACTTTGCTTCATTAATTGAGTTAGAGCTAGACTTCTCAGAGGAGGATGTAGAGTTTGCTGATCGTACACAGTTTAGAGAGTTAATAGAACGTATAGAATTTGTTTTAAAACGCCTGATAGATTCTTTTGCAGTAGGGAATGTAATTAAAAATGGAATACCTGTAGCTATTGTTGGCGAGCCCAATGTAGGTAAATCAACCCTTTTAAATGCTTTGCTTAATGAAGAACGTGCTATAGTCTCTGATATAGCTGGTACTACTCGTGATACTATCGAAGATGAATTAGTAATAGATGGTATTGGGTTTAGATTTATTGATACTGCAGGTATCCGTGAGACTAAAGATGTTGTGGAGAGTATTGGTATTCAAAAGACTTTTGAGAAAATAGAGAGTGCACAGGTAGTAATTTACCTTATCGATGGCGCGCAACTTAATAGTAGTTCTCTAGATAATATCAAGATAGAATTAGAGAAATTAAAGAACAAGTATCCTTTAAAACCACTATTAGTGGTATGCAATAAAAAAGACTTGTTATCTGCTGAACAAATAGCATTATATCAATCTGATATTGAGAATCTGATGCTGATGTCTGCAAAACAAAACTTAGGAGTAGAGGAGTTAAAACAAGCTTTATTAGGCTTCGTAAATACTGGCGCTTTACGCAATAATGAAACGATAATAACAAATACACGTCACTATGACTCACTGCTAAAAGCATTAGAAGAAATAGAAAAAGTGAAATGGGGACTTCAAACTAATTTGTCAGCTGACTTAATGGCTATTGATATTCGCCAAGCATTATATTTCTTTGGAGAAATAACAGGACAAGTTACAAATGATGAGTTATTAGGTAATATTTTTGCGAACTTTTGTATCGGTAAATAA
- a CDS encoding universal stress protein yields MKKILFPTDFSETANNALVYALRMADNQKATLFVLHAYEMPVISATANPVMVQDVYKSIELSNFENFKDQVPQIRDIAKQHNLDHVPMHFILEEGFLNTIMKKRVKEENIDLVVMGTNGNSGLDKKILGSNTANAIGSLGVPVLSIPHDAIFDGIKSIAFTTLFSSQDKSTLETIIQIAKGFDATVKCIHVATNKDKVDAAVINSWKENFKNENVKFNIIESNDVEKAVFDFLDQENIDLLVSVKRNRGFFEKLFTSSMTKKLSYHNYVPVLAFHED; encoded by the coding sequence ATGAAAAAAATACTTTTCCCAACAGACTTTTCTGAAACAGCAAATAACGCTTTAGTATATGCTTTAAGAATGGCAGACAATCAAAAAGCAACTCTTTTTGTGTTGCATGCATACGAAATGCCCGTAATATCTGCCACTGCTAACCCTGTAATGGTTCAGGATGTATACAAATCAATTGAGCTTAGTAATTTTGAAAATTTTAAAGACCAAGTTCCTCAAATTAGAGATATAGCTAAACAGCATAATTTAGACCATGTCCCTATGCATTTTATCTTAGAAGAAGGTTTCTTAAATACGATAATGAAGAAACGTGTAAAAGAAGAAAACATTGACCTTGTCGTAATGGGTACTAATGGAAATTCAGGATTAGATAAAAAAATACTTGGTTCAAATACTGCTAATGCAATAGGTTCATTAGGAGTCCCTGTTTTAAGTATACCTCATGATGCTATATTTGACGGTATTAAATCAATTGCATTTACTACCTTATTTAGCTCTCAAGACAAATCTACTTTAGAAACTATAATCCAAATTGCCAAAGGATTTGATGCTACTGTTAAATGTATCCATGTTGCAACTAATAAAGACAAAGTAGATGCTGCTGTGATCAATAGTTGGAAAGAAAACTTTAAAAATGAAAATGTAAAATTCAATATTATTGAAAGTAATGATGTTGAAAAAGCTGTCTTTGATTTCTTAGATCAAGAAAATATTGACCTGCTGGTTTCTGTAAAAAGAAATAGAGGTTTCTTTGAGAAATTATTTACAAGTAGTATGACAAAAAAATTAAGCTATCACAACTACGTTCCTGTATTAGCTTTCCATGAAGATTAA
- the rlmF gene encoding 23S rRNA (adenine(1618)-N(6))-methyltransferase RlmF, whose amino-acid sequence MKDSKKTQKKLHERNKHQQLYDFDKLKRVVPELEAFIIKNPSGIDTIDFALPEAVVLLNKAILMKDYKITFWDMPKTNLCPPIPGRADYIHYIADLLAEGNNGQVPTGTGVKVLDLGIGANVIYPIIGVAEYGWEFVGSEIDVVSLKTANHIITNNPHLNSNVTIRQQVSKRNILKNIVGEREYFDLVICNPPFFKSREEVLAKTTQKLRNLGKQVVGKPVQNFSGQNNELWCDGGELAFITNYIYESKHFKRQAVWFTTLVSNKEHLKPLQSLLKKSETKEVRVINMEQGNKVSRILAWKY is encoded by the coding sequence ATGAAAGACTCTAAAAAAACGCAGAAGAAATTACATGAACGCAATAAGCATCAACAGTTATATGACTTTGATAAGTTGAAACGTGTGGTGCCAGAGTTAGAGGCTTTCATCATTAAGAATCCATCAGGAATAGACACTATTGATTTTGCATTGCCAGAAGCAGTTGTATTACTTAATAAGGCTATCTTGATGAAGGATTATAAGATCACGTTTTGGGATATGCCTAAGACGAATCTATGTCCACCTATCCCAGGTCGTGCTGATTATATACATTATATAGCTGATTTATTAGCAGAAGGTAATAATGGACAAGTGCCTACAGGGACAGGAGTAAAGGTGTTAGATCTAGGGATAGGAGCTAATGTTATTTATCCTATCATAGGTGTAGCAGAATATGGATGGGAGTTCGTAGGATCTGAGATAGATGTAGTCTCTTTAAAAACGGCAAATCATATCATAACAAATAACCCACATCTAAACAGTAATGTAACTATTCGCCAGCAAGTAAGTAAGCGAAATATTCTAAAGAATATAGTAGGAGAAAGAGAGTACTTTGATTTAGTAATCTGTAACCCTCCTTTCTTTAAATCTAGAGAAGAGGTGTTAGCTAAGACTACTCAGAAGCTTAGAAACTTAGGAAAACAGGTTGTAGGAAAACCAGTACAGAACTTCAGTGGGCAGAATAATGAACTATGGTGTGATGGAGGAGAACTCGCTTTTATAACTAATTATATTTATGAGAGTAAACACTTTAAGAGACAAGCTGTATGGTTCACAACATTGGTCTCTAATAAAGAGCATTTAAAACCGTTACAGTCCTTACTTAAGAAGTCAGAAACAAAGGAAGTACGCGTGATAAATATGGAACAAGGAAATAAAGTTAGCCGTATATTGGCTTGGAAATATTAA